In Carya illinoinensis cultivar Pawnee chromosome 10, C.illinoinensisPawnee_v1, whole genome shotgun sequence, one DNA window encodes the following:
- the LOC122279515 gene encoding NAC domain-containing protein 2-like yields the protein MDDNTKAITMMEDQSDHLSFDLPPGYQFLLTDEELIRYYLINKVLNTPLPTNKIKDVNMYCYNPDQLSGFERALKFHEGKSRKLDTKTKWIMHEYRVNYQYLKVPSTRRTPDQPHLKLDDSVLCKIHENERGTKGKSTDEKQDIPSNTFPDDHADQGGRPAIISSRVPLTTLLPINQVPPVPNNYDLSNHALNSSCQFDQYYSGQMISAFGHEHDHHHHRDPIAFENTRLHNYALADHPDPFFNVNMTRPDDDHHVFAAPVPNYVGERTMMIGAAFNYQVLHLMIRHSEIQT from the exons ATGGATGATAACACAAAAGCCATAACGATGATGGAAGATCAGAGTGATCATTTAAGTTTTGATCTTCCGCCTGGTTATCAGTTCCTTCTCACCGATGAAGAGCTCATCCGTTATTACTTGATCAACAAAGTCTTGAATACACCTCTCCcaacaaacaaaatcaaagaTGTTAATATGTACTGCTACAATCCAGATCAACTGTCag GATTTGAGAGGGCGCTGAAATTTCATGAAGGGAAATCAAGAAAGTTAGATACAAAAACCAAGTGGATCATGCATGAATACCGAGTCAACTACCAGTACCTGAAAGTTCCAAGTACACGGAGGACTCCAGATCAGCCACATCTgaag TTGGATGATTCGGTTCTCTGCAAGATACATGAGAACGAAAGGGGGACAAAAGGAAAGTCGACTGATGAAAAGCAAGATATTCCATCAAATACCTTTCCTGATGATCATGCAGATCAAGGAGGCCGGCCGGCGATTATTTCATCTCGAGTTCCACTCACGACGTTGTTGCCCATAAATCAAGTTCCTCCAGTACCTAATAATTATGACTTGAGCAACCATGCGCTTAACTCTTCATGCCAGTTTGATCAGTACTACTCGGGACAAATGATATCAGCATTTGGTCATgaacatgatcatcatcatcatcgggATCCTATAGCATTCGAAAATACCAGGCTACATAATTATGCGTTAGCGGATCATCCTGATCCGTTTTTCAACGTTAATATGACGAGACCGgatgatgatcatcatgtaTTTGCAGCTCCCGTACCTAATTATGTCGGCGAGAGGACGATGATGATCGGCGCGGCCTTCAACTATCAGGTCCTGCATTTAATGATCCGCCACTCGGAAATCCAGACATAA
- the LOC122278981 gene encoding uncharacterized protein LOC122278981 produces MAVLLSLCFVVFFSLCNGSASAAITDLHLDELLPNGNFEESPAKSNLQKTVIKGKYSLPRWEIDGLVEYVSGGPQPGGFFFAVPRGVHAVKLGNEASISQGVKVNPGAIYSVTFGATRTCAQDEVLRVSVPGQSTDLSIQTLFSSNGGDTYAFAFKATSKVVKITFHNPGIQEDPTCGPLLDAIAIKELLPLKYTKGNLVKNAGFEIGPHVFKNFSTGILLPPKQLDLISPLPGWIIESLKPVKYIDSKHFYVPSGLAAVELVAGRESAIAQIIRTVPDKFYNLTFTIGDAKNACHGDMMVEAFAAKETLKVPYASKGKGGFKTASFKFQAISARTRITFFSAYYHTRLHDYGHICGPFLDDVRVLPVY; encoded by the exons ATGGCAGtacttctctctctttgttttgtggttttcttttctctctgcaatggctctGCTTCTGCAGCTATTACTGATCTGCATCTTGATG AACTTCTCCCAAATGGCAACTTTGAAGAATCACCAGCGAAATCAAACCTCCAGAAGACAGTGATCAAAGGAAAATACTCTCTCCCAAGATGGGAAATCGACGGCTTGGTGGAGTACGTCTCGGGTGGGCCTCAACCAGGCGGCTTCTTTTTCGCCGTTCCTCGTGGGGTTCACGCGGTTAAACTAGGGAATGAGGCCTCCATCTCTCAAGGCGTGAAAGTCAATCCAGGCGCTATTTACTCCGTCACGTTTGGGGCGACGAGAACTTGTGCTCAAGACGAAGTGCTGAGGGTTTCAGTCCCTGGTCAGTCAACAGACCTCTCTATTCAGACCCTTTTTAGCAGTAACGGAGGTGACACTTATGCCTTCGCTTTCAAGGCAACTTCTAAGGTTGTCAAGATAACATTTCACAACCCTGGGATTCAGGAGGACCCCACTTGTGGACCCCTCTTGGATGCCATTGCAATCAAGGAGTTGCTGCCCCTCAAGTATACCAAAG GTAACCTCGTGAAAAATGCAGGCTTTGAAATAGGCCCCCACGTGTTCAAGAACTTCTCCACCGGAATCCTCCTCCCTCCAAAGCAACTTGATCTAATCTCCCCACTCCCCGGTTGGATCATCGAGTCCCTCAAACCGGTTAAGTACATCGACAGTAAGCACTTCTACGTTCCCTCGGGACTCGCCGCAGTTGAACTTGTTGCAGGGCGAGAGAGCGCCATTGCCCAAATCATCAGAACAGTTCCCGACAAGTTTTACAACCTCACATTCACAATTGGAGACGCTAAGAACGCCTGCCATGGCGATATGATGGTTGAAGCCTTTGCTGCCAAGGAAACTTTAAAAGTACCATATGCATCTAAAGGAAAAGGAGGGTTTAAAACTGCAAGTTTCAAGTTCCAAGCAATCTCGGCTCGGACAAGGATAACATTTTTCAGTGCCTACTATCACACAAGGCTTCATGATTATGGTCATATTTGTGGCCCTTTCTTGGATGATGTTAGGGTACTTCCTGTCTATTAA
- the LOC122278982 gene encoding insulin-degrading enzyme-like 1, peroxisomal, translating to MAVAKGELVEIFKARTDKREYRRIVLKNSLEVLLISDPDTDKCAASMDVRVGYFSDPEGLPGLAHFLEHMLFYASEKYPLEDSYSKYIAEHGGSTNAFTSSEQTNYYFDVNNDCFEEALDRFAQFFIKPLMSADATSREIKAVDSENRKNLLSDARRMDQLQKHLSIEGHPFHKFSTGNWDTLEVRPKARGLDTRQELFKFYEENYSANLMHLVVYGKENIDEIQNLVELKFQDIRNTERSCFRCPGEPCTSEHLQVLVRSVPIKEGHKLGIAWPITPEIHHYKEGPCRYLSHLIGHEGEGSLFYVLKTLGWATGLFAGEADWTLEFSFFDVVIHLTDAGHEHMQDVVGLLFKYIRLLQQSGICKWIFDELSSVCETKFHYQDKVTPVNYAVHLACNMQVYPPRDWLVGSSLPSKFSPGTIQMALEELSIDNVRIFWESKKFEGHTDKVEPWYGTAYSVEKVTPSMIEEWMLCAVNDNLHLPAPNVFIPTDLSLKAAQEMVKFPVLLRKASCSRLWYKSDTMFSTPKAYVKIDFNCPHAGNSPEAHVLTDIFTRLLMDYLNEYAYYAKVAGLYYGINRNDWGFQVTLIGYNDKLRTLLETVLGKIAIFEVKTERFFVVKETLTKEYQNFKFQQPYEQAMYYCSLVLQDHKWPWMEELDILLHLEAEDLAKFAPKLLSRAFLECYVAGNIQTSEAESMVQYIEDIFFSGPNSACKPLFPSQHVTNRVVKLERGMSYFYPAEGLNPDNENSALVHYIQVHRDDFLLNVKLQLFALIAKQSAFHQLRSVEQLGYITSLMQRNDSGIYGIWIIIQSTVKGPGHIDLRVEAFLKTFESKLYEMTSDEFKNNVNALIDMKLEKHKNLKEESGFYWQEIHDGTLKFDRKELEVAALRQLTQQELIDFFNDHIKVGAPQRKSLSIGVYGNLHSSEYTADKSGPVHYSVKIDDIFSFRRSQPLYGSFRGVSGHVKL from the exons ATGGCGGTTGCAAAAGGAGAGCTGGTGGAGATATTCAAGGCGAGGACGGACAAGAGGGAGTACAGAAGGATCGTCCTCAAGAACTCCCTTGAGGTCCTACTCATCAGCGATCCCGATACCGATAAG TGTGCTGCTAGCATGGATGTCAGGGTGGGCTACTTCAGCGACCCCGAAGGCCTTCCGGGCCTCGCCCATTTTCTCG AGCATATGCTGTTTTATGCTAGTGAGAAATACCCATTGGAAGATAGTTACTCCAAGTACATTGCAGAG CATGGTGGCAGCACAAATGCTTTTACATCTTCAGAACAAaccaattattattttgacgTTAACAACGACTGTTTTGAAGAAGCTTTGGACAG GTTTGCCCAGTTCTTTATTAAACCTTTGATGTCAGCCGATGCTACTTCGAGGGAAATTAAAGCTGTTGATTCTG AGAATCGGAAGAACTTATTGTCAGATGCTCGGAGAATGGACCAG CTTCAGAAACATTTGAGCATTGAGGGTCATCCATTCCATAAATTCAGCACGG GGAACTGGGATACCTTGGAGGTTAGACCGAAAGCAAGAGGATTGGATACAAGACAAGAGCTCTTCAAATTTTATGAAGAAAATTATTCTGCCAATCTCATGCATCTGGTTGTATACGGAAAag AAAATATTGATGAGATTCAAAACCTGGTGGAGCTTAAGTTCCAGGACATCCGAAACACTGAAAGAAGTTGTTTCCGCTGTCCTGGTGAGCCTTGCACATCCGAACATTTACAG GTTCTTGTCAGATCTGTCCCAATAAAAGAAGGTCATAAACTGGGAATTGCATGGCCGATAACTCCGGAGATCCACCATTACAAGGAAGGTCCATGCAGGTACCTTAGTCATCTAATTGGCCATGAAGGAGAAGGATCTTTGTTTTACGTCTTGAAAACATTGG GATGGGCCACGGGATTGTTTGCAGGTGAAGCAGATTGGACTTTGGAGTTTTCATTCTTCGATGTAGTGATTCATCTTACTGATGCTGGTCACG AACACATGCAAGATGTTGTTGGGTTGTTATTCAAATATATTCGCCTTTTACAACAGTCCGGCATTTGCAAATGGATATTTGATGAG CTTTCATCCGTCTGCGAGACAAAATTCCATTATCAAGACAAAGTCACTCCCGTTAATTATGCGGTCCATCTCGCATGCAATATGCAG GTATATCCGCCAAGAGATTGGCTGGTGGGGTCATCCTTGCCCTCAAAGTTCAGTCCAGGCACTATTCAAATGGCACTAGAGGAGCTCTCTATTGATAATGTCCG AATCTTTTGGGaatcaaaaaaatttgaaggTCATACAGACAAGGTTGAGCCATGGTATGGAACTGCATATTCTGTGGAGAAAGTTACTCCCTCCATGATTGAG GAATGGATGCTTTGTGCTGTTAATGATAATCTGCATCTACCAGCACCCAATGTGTTCATCCCTACTGACTTGTCACTTAAGGCCGCTCAAGAAATG GTCAAATTTCCAGTTCTGTTAAGAAAGGCATCATGTTCAAGATTATGGTACAAGTCTGATACAATGTTTTCTACTCCTAAGGCGTATGTTAAGATAGATTTTAACTGTCCCCATGCTGGAAACTCCCCTGAAGCACACGTTCTAACTGATATTTTTACGCGGCTATTAATGGATTACTTGAATGAATATG CCTATTATGCAAAGGTTGCTGGTCTATACTATGGCATAAACCGCAATGATTGGGGTTTTCAG GTGACTCTGATTGGTTACAATGACAAACTGAGGACTTTATTGGAAACTGTGCTGGGAAAAATTGCAATATTTGAAGTAAAAACTGAAAGGTTTTTTGTGGTAAAG gAAACCTTAACAAAGGAGTACCAAAATTTCAAGTTCCAACAACCCTATGAGCAGGCTATGTACTATTGCTCTTTAGTACTACAAGACCATAAGTGGCCTTGGATGGAAGAACTTGACATTCTTCTCCATCTTGAAGCTGAAGATCTTGCAAAATTTGCTCCAAAGTTGCTCTCAAGGGCCTTCCTTGAGTGTTATGTAGCAG gaAACATTCAAACCAGTGAAGCAGAGTCAATGGTCCAGTATATTGAAGATATTTTCTTTAGTGGTCCAAATTCGGCATGCAAACCTTTATTCCCGTCTCAACATGTGACAAATAGAGTGGTTAAACTTGAAAGGGGCATGAGTTACTTCTACCCTGCAGAAGGCCTTAATCCAGATAATGAGAATTCTGCTCTTGTCCACTATATTCAG GTTCATCGTGATGATTTTCTGCTGAATGTGAAGCTTCAGCTTTTTGCTCTTATCGCAAAGCAATCAGCCTTCCACCAGCTTAGATCAGTTGAGCAGCTTGGGTACATTACTTCTCTCATGCAGAG GAATGATTCTGGTATCTACGGTATATGGATAATCATCCAATCTACAGTGAAG GGTCCTGGACATATTGATTTGAGAGTTGAGGCATTTCTCAAGACATTTGAAAGTAAACTTTATGAGATGACCAGTGACGAATTCAAG AATAATGTGAATGCATTAATTGACATGAAGCTTGAGAAGCACAAGAACTTAAAAGAAGAATCTGGATTTTACTGGCAAGAGATTCATGATGGGACCCTCAAGTTTGATAGGAAAGAATTGGAG GTTGCAGCATTGAGGCAGCTAACACAACAAGAATTGATAGACTTCTTCAATGACCATATAAAAGTTGGCGCACCTCAGAGGAAGTCATTAAGTATAGGAGTGTATGGAAACCTACATAGTTCGGAGTACACAGCAGATAAAAGTGGACCAGTGCACTACTCGGTGAAAATAGATGACATATTCAGTTTCAGGAGATCACAGCCTCTTTATGGTTCATTCAGAGGAGTCTCTGGTCATGTGAAGTTGTAG